A single Cyclopterus lumpus isolate fCycLum1 chromosome 15, fCycLum1.pri, whole genome shotgun sequence DNA region contains:
- the mrpl57 gene encoding ribosomal protein 63, mitochondrial: MFLTLALLRKGISGKQWIGKYRRPRQITWQMKRNTLKHLEREAENEYWISRPYMTTEQEYGHAAERRAQSWLQIKEAKFSKFPEHKRITDHLSHLNVTKTWSS, from the coding sequence ATGTTCCTCACCCTCGCCCTGCTGCGGAAAGGCATCTCCGGGAAGCAGTGGATCGGAAAGTACCGTCGCCCACGGCAGATCACGTGGCAGATGAAACGCAATACGCTGAAGCATCTGGAGCGCGAGGCCGAGAACGAGTACTGGATCAGCCGGCCGTACATGACCACGGAGCAGGAGTACGGTCACGCCGCCGAGCGCAGAGCCCAGAGTTGGCTCCAAATAAAGGAGGCCAAATTTTCCAAATTTCCTGAACACAAGCGCATCACAGACCACCTGAGTCACCTCAACGTCACCAAGACGTGGTCGAGTTAA